One window from the genome of Pseudomonas sp. L5B5 encodes:
- the choV gene encoding choline ABC transporter ATP-binding protein, which produces MSIIRFEDVDVIFSNKPREALALLDKGQTREQILKQTGLVVGVEKANLDINKGEICVLMGLSGSGKSSLLRCINGLNTVSRGKLFVEHEGKHIDIAHCSPAELKMMRTKRIAMVFQKFALMPWLTVRENISFGLEMQGRPEKERRKLVDEKLELVGLTQWRNKKPDELSGGMQQRVGLARALAMDADILLMDEPFSALDPLIRQGLQDELLELQRKLNKTIVFVSHDLDEALKLGSRIAIMKDGRIIQYSKPEEIVLSPADDYVRTFVAHTNPLNVLCGRSLMRSLDNCKRVNGSVCLDPGGDSWLDLAEGNTIKGARRNGSQLDLQNWVPGQAVEELGRRPTLVDSSIGMREALQIRYQTGNKLVLHDNQKVVGILGDSELYHALLGKNLG; this is translated from the coding sequence ATGAGCATCATTCGTTTCGAAGACGTCGACGTCATCTTTTCCAACAAGCCGCGCGAGGCGCTGGCACTGCTGGACAAGGGCCAGACCCGCGAGCAGATCCTCAAGCAGACCGGCCTGGTGGTCGGCGTGGAAAAAGCCAACCTGGACATCAACAAGGGCGAGATCTGCGTGCTGATGGGCCTGTCCGGCTCGGGCAAGTCGAGCCTGCTGCGCTGCATCAACGGCCTCAACACCGTGAGTCGCGGCAAGCTGTTCGTCGAGCACGAAGGCAAGCACATCGACATTGCCCACTGCAGCCCGGCCGAGTTGAAGATGATGCGCACCAAGCGCATCGCCATGGTGTTCCAGAAGTTCGCCCTGATGCCCTGGCTGACGGTGCGCGAGAACATCAGCTTCGGCCTGGAGATGCAGGGTCGCCCGGAAAAGGAACGGCGCAAGCTGGTGGACGAAAAGCTCGAGCTGGTGGGCCTGACCCAATGGCGCAACAAGAAGCCCGACGAGCTTTCCGGCGGCATGCAACAGCGCGTCGGCCTGGCCCGCGCCCTGGCCATGGATGCCGACATCCTGCTGATGGACGAACCCTTCTCGGCCCTCGACCCGCTGATCCGCCAGGGTCTGCAGGATGAGTTGCTGGAGCTGCAGCGCAAGCTGAACAAGACCATCGTGTTCGTCAGCCACGACCTGGACGAGGCGCTGAAGCTGGGTAGCCGCATCGCCATCATGAAGGACGGCCGGATCATCCAGTACAGCAAGCCCGAGGAAATCGTGCTCAGCCCGGCGGACGACTACGTGCGCACCTTCGTCGCCCATACCAATCCGCTGAACGTGCTGTGCGGGCGCAGCCTGATGCGCAGCCTGGACAACTGCAAGCGGGTCAACGGTTCGGTGTGCCTGGACCCGGGTGGCGATTCCTGGCTGGACCTGGCCGAAGGCAACACCATCAAGGGTGCCCGGCGCAACGGCTCGCAACTGGACCTGCAGAACTGGGTACCGGGGCAAGCGGTGGAAGAACTGGGCCGGCGCCCGACTCTGGTGGATTCCAGCATCGGCATGCGCGAAGCCCTGCAAATCCGTTACCAGACCGGCAACAAGCTGGTGCTCCACGACAACCAGAAGGTGGTGGGGATCCTGGGCGACAGCGAGCTGTATCACGCGCTGCTCGGCAAGAACCTGGGCTGA